tcattgtttcatttgtgttttcaccAGCCAGTAAATTagcagtttcacatttttacaaaatttcgagctgattaaaaacacttattaaaaacatctaaaaattTAGCATGACAGTAACAAATCTGTCCATGAATAATAATTTTATGAATACATTTCAAGTTGTGTATCCTATTTAGAGTGGATCTGCTAAAAGTGTCCAAGCACTTTTTGTCCAACAGTCTCAATTATGGTTCCTTAAAACAAATTTTTCTCCACAGTCAGCTGTTCTGTGCCTAATAATGCATTTGCTTGTACTTTGCCAGCACTAGGACGTATCTGCAGTAATACAGATGGCTGTTTTAAAAGCTCTAGTCCTTTCAGGGCGACGCTGTGCTTGGTCATCATAATTAGCATTTGCTAACTGTGTAAACCGCTGTCCTTGATACTTGCATATGCATAGACTATAAGCAGAATAGGATATTGCCGTTTATGCACACCAAAAATAACCTGATCGGTCACACAGTCATTCCATTtgagaaataaaatgattttggTAAAACgtttaaaaacaaagtgaggCAAAATTATTGTATATCAGCTGAAAATTGTAGATAAAGGTATTAGCCAATTTGCACAAATGTCATTATCTGCCTGGACAGAACCTGCTTCACTTTGCAAAATACTCCTTGGTGGTCCAGAGAGCCACAATAATAAACGTTCCTTTCAAATAAGTTAATGGGAGAGTGAATGGCTGCACCTACATTAAAGCTGAGCTGCATCATGGGCAGAACATGGACCTGGGCTGCCTTCCAGTCAGTGGTTATAAGTTGTCTGATTGTCTCGGACTCCAAACAGCACATGGTGTTGTATTTGTCCCGTGAGAGGCACACTTTGGATCCCAGCAACTCTGCCAATGCTACAAGTGAAGCAGACAAAGGGAAGAATAACAGAGTTGGCTTTAGCAGCGTTCAACTTAAAACCGAAAATTGCAGTAGGGCACCCCCTGCTgcaaaatttacatttatttcacttcTTGATAAACTCACATTTCACCATGACCAATGTCTGTGATGGAGACTGTAAAGTTTATAATCACTGTGAACTTTGCTGAAGCCTTACTTTTCCACTGTCAAGTGAAGcactgcaactttttttttttttttttttaaatgtatctaCAATTCATGAATCCAAATAAACTCTGAATTGGACTTCTAAGAACTACAAGCCAACAATGTGCACTGAAATAACACTGCTCTTTGTTATTGCTACTGAATACTATCTTTGCTGAGTACATCATGTTCTGTAGAGGCCAAATGAGAGCAAGGAGAAATAAATCTGTTAAACTGTTGAACCATATCCCCAAAAACAAACTCATACTTGAATGCACTTTATTGGATACGCTGGACACCACTTTAATTCGCTATCCTTCACTTACTGTAGGAGCACAAACAGATGAATAAATAGAGAAAACAGAGGTTGTGGTAACCAAAATGGCCCATTCAGTTAATTTAGCTGCAGTTTTTCCATAAACAGACATAATTATGGAGTGTTTTCCTGCAGTGATGCGGTGAAGACCACTATTAATTTGGAGAATCATATGCATCAAAACTGTAGATAAGACATGCACCGAGTGACTCTTCTCTCAAATTGAATAATCCAAATATTCTAAACATCACTCCCATTTCAATAAACGTATAAATGTAACCCACTCTTAGAAGAGTCCAATGCAACAGCAGCGAAGGTCGCACAGTGGTACGAGGTTATCAAACAACCCACTCATCTCTTACTGGGCCCACACAAAAACCCGCCATCAATTTGTGTAACACCGTCTGTGCTGAGCTGCAACACAATAACAAATTTCTATAAATATGTAGCCAaagaaattactttttaaataataattattaataaaaattaactGTATTATTAACATACCTAAATACCAGACTGAAGCTGAATTATCCACAAACTATATCACACTCCCTCCTCTAAATTAATCGTCAACATAATTTCAGTTGACCCGAGTTAGGCTGGGCAATATCAATATTATCAATATCATCATACAAGACTAGATGTTGTGTGCGGTTTGGATATAGTAATATCGTGATATGTCTTGTCTTGTCCTGGTTTTAAACACTGCATTATAGTAAAGGAATACAATTTTCAGAACTAAATGGACTGTTCtagttgttctgttatttgtctctacctatTGTGTCATCATATCCCTATTGCCAAAGACAGCTTATCAAAAACATCCTTGTGTAAACATTTTATAAAAGCACAAATAGCCATCCATACattattgtcacaatatcgatagaggtatttggtcaaaaacatTTGTGGTCCTGAAGTTTGGTCATATGGCCCAGCCCTAACACAAGTATGCACTGAATTAACTTCGATGATAAATGGGAGAAAAGTTAATTTCCTCTGGCTGGAAGTATTCCCACTACTTTGGCTTTGTCAAGGAAAAAGCTAACATTTGTTTCCATGATCATTTGTGTTTCACAGAACCAGACCGGTGAGGCAATTGACTTTCCCGGGACATAAGGACACAATAATCAATTTTTAGGTTAACAGAAAAGCAATACTGAGTAGCGCGTTAAATTACTGCTCTCAAGAGTACTAATGCTTTGTTAAATAACAATCCTAACAATGCCTGTACTCTACATCACTGTGCACTTCTTTCACACAGGAAATTAGGAGATgatgttttctctgcttttgCTGCACTCTCAAAAAGAATATACTCTACAAAAGTCCTAATTCTATGAGCATAACGTTTTCATTGATGCCTATGATGTGAGGCTGGAGCCCAGCATGGTCAAAGGCATACATCCTTTAAACAACCTTCAGGTTAGACCACAACAGGATGACAGGATAATTATGTCTTTATAATAATTCATGATTTTGAACCTGCTTGGACTGTGCCCTCTAGTAGCAGAGAAATACTTGGTACTGAACGAAGGCAAATTATGTAGCAATGAAAGAACTTTTTTTGTCCACACACTCACCTAAAAAGACCTTCTCTTTCCCCACAGAGTAGGAGCCACATACCACCAGGGTCCGTGGTTTGAGCGTCACTAGTTCAAAGGTTGTGTTGGCTGCAAAGGTGATGACCTCTTGCTGACTGGGGAACGTGTACTCAGGGCTGCAATAGCTAGAGGGATGAGAGTGGACATTTAGACATGCAGGcttttgtgtgtacatgcatttcCTAAGGGGTTATTGCATGAGGCATGCAGTGTGCATGCTTTTATTAAGGACTGTGTTTCACTGAAGCTGAGTAAATCATCAGCGAGTGAAAAGTCttcttgaaaacaaaatgtacgCATTTTACCCTGGATCATCCCGATCACAGCATGTGTATAAGAAATGTTCATTTAGTGAGAGAGGATAGACGGGTACTAACGTGGTGTCCAGGTAGAGCGTCTGTACCCTGCAGCTGAGCAACTCAGGGTAGCTTTCCATTGAGGGATCAGCTCTGAAATCTCCTGTATGGAGGACCGTCTGTCCATCAGGCAGGAAGAACAGCAGCATGGCAGCTCCTGGACAACTACAACACAGCAGACAGCCAAGGGAAACAGGGGGTGAGGTGGAGAGAGGCCAAAAAGGTCACTGGAAGATCTTCAACTGAATTAACTAATCTAGTTAATTGATCTAAGGCACAAATTTCACTAATACACAAGAACTGAAGAAACTATTCTTTGCGCAATAAATGTTACAGTGGGCATCCTTCACcattaaaattacatattttcaaAAGAACCTATTATGCAAGATTTTCTTAACTAAGATctgcaactgattttttttcatggttccCAAGGTGCTACAAATCGGGTAAATATTTTAGCAGGCAATGTACACTAAATTAATGCTGGGttgaaagcaagaaaaaaattctgagcCTGAGAGGTTGTATGTTGTTTACAATTAAGTAAATTATGAATCTATAACGGCGTATGCAAATCTCAGGTGTGGTGCCTGAAAATTGCATGCCCTGATTAATGACCTTCACAATTAAACTAAGTAAACAAATGAAGAACAAAAATGCTCTGATCTAGGTCCAAAACTGGATGCTGCTATTGTTATCCTAGAAAGCATCGCAGGTAGGTGGCTCACTGGTTGGCGTCCAGCAGGATGACCCTGACTCCTTCCACAGTGACTGGGGTGTTCATGGGCAGGATGTGGACATACTGCTCCGCCACCTTCAGTTTGCTCTTCACCAGATTCCCTGTGATCTGAACAACAAAGGCAGCTGTCAGTGAACTAATCTCTCTATGGTCCCCTCATGTTGATTTAGCAGCCTCTAAAGCTAGAAAAATCCAAGGACAGCAGAAGAAAAAGTGGCAATTTGGCAGACTGAAAATAGGCATTAGAGTACACACAGTATAATTACATCAATCATCATTTCTGTCAGCTAAGTAACATAAGCcatttttcactgcagcagGAGCTATCTCTAGAACTAATATttaattcacattttgtaaGTAAGAAaccagaatgaatgaaataattttATCAAATTTCATCACTCAGTAAGACTTCTGATCTCTTTCCTCAGTGATTCTGATCTTCAAACTTCTCAGGGCTATGGCCCTCTTAGTGCTTCAGTCGATATTTTATGACCCACCAAATACACAAAAGCCCACTAGAGTCCTCATAACTATTTTTAGCtctgacctgcacacacaagaTTCACTCCACTTTCGTTAGGCAATGACCCATTTGATAAGAGAAGTTGTCAGGCTTGCTTtcacaaattaattttattctGGTTACTGTCCAACAGCCTCACATCATGACTAACTGAGAACATGCATCTTCAGATTTTACTCATGATTATcactgtttgaataaaaagaatTTGGATATAAACATATTTTACCAACTGAAGCAAATTAATTTTCctgcatatatttcagtgtATACAAATTCTTAAAAATTCAACCAGACCCTGTACCAACAGATCCATAGGTAAACTGGCATTCATACATGTCAAGCAAGTGCCAGGCAATTGTCATCATTCTGAGTAAATGTATTATAGTGAAATAAAAGAATGAAGTGTTTCTTTTATGCACTCTGTGGAGGAAGACAGCAGTGTGGAAGtattttaaatgctttttaCAGTCATTGGATGCACTTAACAGGATTTCTGAAGAAAAACGTTTTGCCTTAAAAAAGGTGCACCTTCAAAGAAGTGAAAATCTTTTCCATAATATTAGGCATCTTCAAGCACTGAAAAGCTTTTAGAGGGGACACTATTTTTTGATAAGTACATAAAACTGGGGATGCATCTGCACTGAGAGAACCTTCCTTATTTTACTGAAGTATGAAGACCCAGgctgtaaaaaagaaaaaaaaaaaaaaaaaaaaaactttgctctGAATACAATCAGCAGCATCATGTCACACAAGATTTAGAGCTGAAACTGTAACTCAGCTGTAACCCTTGATTTTAAGGCTTGTTGGTAACACTTCTAAGTCTTGTGATGCATCCTGCTGCAGTTTCACTAATTCAGTTCTCAATTTCACTAACAAGATGATGCAACAAGTTTAGCTCACATGAGCTTGCATCGAGCAATTAACAtattaaataaatctgaatctAAGTAGTGGAAAATACTGTGATGTAGGTCAGTATATGACCAGCCAAGGGGGACAACAAGGCAAAATTTTAACCGCAAGCCATACTCATACACGTGGACTTTGGATGAAATAgaaaacacactggaaaacGCTCATATTTCGAATAGCCAGGATATGACACTTACTTTGTTACAGTAGATGGGCAAGGTAGAGTTTTTTTTCAACCCTCCATAGTGGTCCGAATGGAAATGGGTTAGGAAGTAGGCAGAGATGCCTTCAATTTCTCCATAACGGAAGGCGTCTACAGTGAACTTGGTTCCTAAATATAATTTAACAATGCAATATAGTTTAGATTACAACAGACTCTTAGGAATATAATTGTGTATTCTCAGTAGTAAGATTGGTTTCCAACACAGTCACTCACTGACCTGGAATCTTTTTGTAAAATGGACAGCGTGGTTCTTCTGGTTCTCCatctgttttccctctgttccaccttcttcttctccatGGTCTGGTcccacctctccctccttctccctgaGCACCGACAGCATCACTGACATCTGGAGTCTCTTTGTCATTTGAGGTATCTGTGGTTCTCTCAGCCCTTGGtttcctctgcctgtctcccctCTGTCTTCTGTGTCGCACACTCTCACCAGGTGTAGGTCCAGCGGTGGAGCTGAGTTCACTCGGTCCACTCTCAGCCTCTTGAACTTTCTCTTTGAGGGGCTTCAGCCCAAAAAACACTCCAATATCCGTCTGCTTGAGACAGGAGGCCTGACCTGCCTTGCTCTGGCCCTTGCGAGGGGCCATGGTTGAAGATGTCTGGATAACAGTTTGAGCTGAAGGCACTTGATGAGGAAGTTCTGGGGACTGCTGTGACTGAGCACTGCTGTCAGTTAAGTTGCTGCAGTGCAAATTGTTTGAACTCAAAAGGGTTTCTCGCAGGCGTTCTAAAACTATGCTCTGTGGAGACTTAAAGTTAGCCTTACAGGGACTGTTAGCACTGGTATAGTTATCATGTGTGTCTTTTTCACTTGTGGATGTgttttcagcagctgcaggggtATCTAGCTGATTACAAGGAGCTAATGAGGTAACGGAGCCCAGCTGGGTGTCGGAGAAAGCTGAAGTATTTTGTTCCTTCAATTGCACATTGTTGGGTTCAAGGTGATCAATAAAGTCACTGAAGAGCTCATCTTCACTTGAGAAACCATCACTGAATAGTGTTAATGAGTCTTCATCCTTATTTTCAAAAGCCTCAGAGGAATGACAAGCTTTACTAAGAGCAATATCATTGACCTCAATGTCTGCAGGGAACTCAGAGAGAGGGGAATACGATATTAAGTCATCACTGTAAGGAGAATGCTCGGTTTTGACAAAACCTCCTTCAGAGGCTTGGTCTTCACGGTCTGCTTTTACAGGAGTTGATGGCAGCTCTGTTTTACTTTCCTGGGAAGAACTGATAGACTTCTGTCCTTTAGCAGAGGACAACCagcctttctttttcttaaaatcctCAGGGCCAGGGGAGCGCAGCAACATAAGCCCATTTGTCAGTTTAGCAGGAGGCGTACCACTGTGATTATCGACAGGGGAGGCACTAGGATTGGACAAAGCAGAGAGACTGACAGCACTGTCCTGTGAACTCTCTAATACGGAGCTATCCGCCTCAGTGTTGATCAGTTCTGTGAGACAACCGAGGCTG
This genomic interval from Myripristis murdjan chromosome 19, fMyrMur1.1, whole genome shotgun sequence contains the following:
- the dclre1a gene encoding DNA cross-link repair 1A protein translates to MSQKDSENDIWDYKPLQKKKKTEGALSSAAKKRCTSKKTAPKKDTSLSVRRGRPGKAAATGDFCGNINKEEHGTSEAQTLPSQPPSGVSSPDHAAEGSSCGGFCPICQMPFSILVVQSQRWHVAECLDTPRDTNKECPDGVRCSSTIPNHYRRYNHTLLAHGRATSDIVLLSLSQQAETSLGCLTELINTEADSSVLESSQDSAVSLSALSNPSASPVDNHSGTPPAKLTNGLMLLRSPGPEDFKKKKGWLSSAKGQKSISSSQESKTELPSTPVKADREDQASEGGFVKTEHSPYSDDLISYSPLSEFPADIEVNDIALSKACHSSEAFENKDEDSLTLFSDGFSSEDELFSDFIDHLEPNNVQLKEQNTSAFSDTQLGSVTSLAPCNQLDTPAAAENTSTSEKDTHDNYTSANSPCKANFKSPQSIVLERLRETLLSSNNLHCSNLTDSSAQSQQSPELPHQVPSAQTVIQTSSTMAPRKGQSKAGQASCLKQTDIGVFFGLKPLKEKVQEAESGPSELSSTAGPTPGESVRHRRQRGDRQRKPRAERTTDTSNDKETPDVSDAVGAQGEGGRGGTRPWRRRRWNRGKTDGEPEEPRCPFYKKIPGTKFTVDAFRYGEIEGISAYFLTHFHSDHYGGLKKNSTLPIYCNKITGNLVKSKLKVAEQYVHILPMNTPVTVEGVRVILLDANHCPGAAMLLFFLPDGQTVLHTGDFRADPSMESYPELLSCRVQTLYLDTTYCSPEYTFPSQQEVITFAANTTFELVTLKPRTLVVCGSYSVGKEKVFLALAELLGSKVCLSRDKYNTMCCLESETIRQLITTDWKAAQVHVLPMMQLSFNKLQAHLHRFSGQYEQLVAFKPTGWTFSQQLESVEDIQPQTSGNISIYGIPYSEHSSFLEMKRFVQWLQPLKIIPTVNNGSWASRRAMEKCFSEWLAEAKAKRKS